In the genome of Bacteroidales bacterium, one region contains:
- a CDS encoding bifunctional folylpolyglutamate synthase/dihydrofolate synthase, with translation MNYRETLNYLYTQLPMFHRVGAPAYKANLDNTVSISKLLDHPELKFPSIHIAGTNGKGSTSHMIASILQEAGYKTGLFTSPHLKDFRERIKVNGRMILKSDVTSFVTKFKNEFSELEPSFFEWTFGLATHHFHQQQVDIAVMETGMGGRLDSTNILHPRLTIITNIGFDHMQFLGNTLVKIAMEKAGIIKPGVPLVIGETQAEVFEVFLEKARELNSPVTFADQCFSIHANEELIPGKSSIKMEVLRHEDQLVVSVESPLTGTYQLKNILTVLESIEKLKELGYQIPEEAVTKGIKNVVKNTGFHGRWQILAKKPLTIADISHNKDGLKVMLSQLKNAADRKLHFVLGVVNDKDIDGMLHLLPQNATYYFCKADIPRGLDAEELAKKAILSGLKGEVFTSVKNALKAARQAAGKEDLVLVSGSAFVVAEVL, from the coding sequence ATGAACTACAGGGAAACGCTCAATTATCTTTATACGCAACTGCCCATGTTTCACAGGGTAGGAGCACCTGCTTATAAAGCAAATCTAGATAATACTGTTTCAATCAGTAAATTACTGGATCATCCTGAACTTAAATTCCCTAGTATTCATATCGCCGGAACCAATGGGAAAGGTTCCACCTCACATATGATTGCATCCATCTTGCAGGAAGCAGGTTACAAAACTGGTCTTTTTACTTCTCCTCATCTCAAAGATTTCAGGGAAAGGATAAAAGTAAATGGACGGATGATCTTAAAATCAGACGTAACAAGCTTTGTAACAAAATTCAAAAATGAATTCTCAGAACTGGAACCCTCATTTTTTGAATGGACCTTTGGATTGGCTACACACCACTTCCATCAACAGCAGGTTGACATCGCTGTCATGGAAACGGGTATGGGCGGAAGGTTGGACTCAACCAATATTCTTCATCCCAGGCTAACCATCATCACTAATATCGGGTTTGATCACATGCAATTCCTTGGTAATACCCTGGTGAAAATTGCCATGGAAAAAGCAGGGATCATCAAACCAGGAGTGCCTTTAGTTATTGGTGAAACTCAAGCAGAGGTTTTTGAAGTGTTCCTGGAAAAAGCACGGGAATTAAACTCCCCTGTTACATTTGCTGATCAGTGCTTTTCCATTCATGCCAATGAAGAATTGATCCCGGGGAAATCAAGCATCAAAATGGAAGTACTGCGCCATGAGGATCAGTTGGTAGTGTCGGTCGAAAGCCCCCTTACCGGGACTTACCAGTTGAAAAATATTCTGACTGTCCTTGAATCTATTGAAAAATTGAAAGAATTGGGATATCAAATTCCTGAAGAAGCGGTGACAAAAGGGATAAAGAATGTGGTTAAAAACACAGGCTTCCATGGACGTTGGCAGATCCTTGCAAAAAAGCCCTTAACCATTGCCGATATTTCCCATAATAAAGATGGTTTAAAAGTGATGCTTTCACAATTAAAGAATGCTGCTGACCGAAAATTACATTTCGTCTTGGGGGTTGTGAATGATAAAGACATTGATGGAATGCTTCACCTGCTTCCCCAAAATGCAACATATTATTTTTGCAAAGCTGATATCCCAAGAGGGCTGGATGCTGAAGAACTGGCTAAAAAAGCTATTTTATCCGGGCTTAAAGGGGAAGTATTTACTTCGGTTAAAAATGCTTTGAAGGCTGCACGGCAGGCTGCAGGGAAAGAAGACCTCGTCCTGGTCAGTGGAAGTGCTTTTGTAGTGGCAGAAGTTCTTTAA
- a CDS encoding energy transducer TonB: protein MSHYLTSETEDKKGRVWAITGTVVFHALLILILFWVALRTPLPLPGEEGVEVNLGNSDNGMGDIQPEEAAMLASSAAAPQPAKANDELITEANDENPALEKVNKKTNKQNTVTPTKPTPQPEVVKQPVVNQNALFKGKSNKTTKGGSEGITGKPGDQGKPNGTPDGKGYDGQGGKGNGPSFSLEGRGAKSLPKPAYNSDDQGFIVVTIYVNKEGRVTRAVAGAKGTTISDQQLQAQAEKAAMRALFTSNPDAAEVQKGTIKYTFIKTR from the coding sequence ATGTCACATTACCTCACCAGTGAAACGGAAGATAAGAAAGGCCGGGTCTGGGCTATAACCGGCACCGTGGTTTTCCATGCCCTCCTGATCCTGATCCTTTTCTGGGTTGCCCTTCGAACCCCTCTCCCATTGCCTGGAGAAGAAGGTGTTGAAGTGAACCTTGGTAACAGTGACAATGGAATGGGTGATATTCAGCCGGAAGAAGCTGCCATGCTCGCCAGTTCAGCTGCGGCTCCGCAGCCCGCAAAAGCCAATGATGAATTAATCACAGAGGCAAACGATGAAAACCCTGCCCTTGAAAAAGTAAATAAGAAAACGAACAAACAAAATACTGTTACCCCAACTAAACCTACCCCACAGCCTGAAGTTGTCAAACAGCCTGTTGTAAATCAAAATGCCCTCTTTAAAGGGAAAAGCAATAAAACAACTAAAGGAGGTAGTGAAGGGATCACCGGGAAACCCGGGGACCAGGGAAAACCAAATGGCACCCCCGACGGTAAAGGGTATGATGGACAAGGTGGTAAAGGCAATGGTCCCTCATTCAGTCTGGAAGGCCGTGGAGCCAAAAGCCTTCCTAAACCCGCCTATAACTCTGATGATCAGGGTTTTATTGTAGTAACAATTTATGTAAACAAAGAGGGTCGGGTAACACGTGCCGTGGCAGGAGCTAAAGGAACCACTATCTCCGACCAACAACTCCAGGCTCAGGCTGAAAAAGCTGCAATGAGAGCCCTTTTTACTTCAAACCCTGATGCGGCAGAGGTCCAGAAAGGTACCATTAAATATACCTTCATTAAAACCAGGTAA
- a CDS encoding biopolymer transporter ExbD has product MAIKSRNKISTEFSMASMSDLVFLLLIFFMLSSTLVSPNAIKLLLPSSTSKTMAKQSITVYINDQFMFFVNESPTDVKALEPALLQTLAGQTEATIVLRSDQTVPIQYVVNVIDAVNNINEFMKTKHKVILATKPPENER; this is encoded by the coding sequence ATGGCAATAAAATCAAGGAATAAGATTAGTACCGAATTCAGCATGGCATCCATGTCGGACCTGGTATTCCTTCTCCTCATATTCTTCATGCTGAGTTCTACACTGGTGAGTCCAAATGCCATCAAACTTCTGCTGCCATCAAGTACCAGCAAGACTATGGCCAAACAGAGCATCACTGTGTATATTAATGATCAGTTCATGTTCTTCGTCAATGAAAGCCCTACTGATGTAAAAGCACTGGAACCTGCACTGCTTCAAACTCTTGCAGGTCAAACTGAAGCCACGATTGTACTCCGCTCTGATCAGACTGTTCCAATTCAGTATGTAGTGAATGTGATTGATGCAGTTAATAATATCAACGAATTCATGAAAACCAAACATAAGGTGATCCTTGCTACCAAGCCACCGGAAAACGAACGTTAA
- a CDS encoding MotA/TolQ/ExbB proton channel family protein translates to MNGVLLQITTPATTLADTVNQALTTIPKTQPTEISLSIWELALKGGPIMIPIALLSVVAIYIFIERYIVITKASKEDANFMNNIRDFMMNGRLDSAMSLCKNNSSPIARMIEKGLHRLGKPLSDIHTAIDNVGNLEVSKLERNLSVVATVAGAAPMLGFLGTVTGMVTAFYDMSMAGNNIDIQLLSSGIYQAMVTTVAGLIVGIIAYLCYNILIARVQKVVFILEARATEFMDLLHEPAK, encoded by the coding sequence ATGAACGGAGTCCTTCTTCAGATTACAACGCCTGCTACAACTCTTGCTGACACGGTGAACCAGGCACTCACCACAATCCCCAAGACCCAACCCACAGAAATCAGCTTATCAATATGGGAATTAGCACTGAAAGGTGGTCCCATCATGATTCCAATTGCTTTGCTCTCTGTAGTTGCCATCTATATCTTTATTGAAAGGTATATTGTGATCACTAAGGCTTCCAAGGAGGATGCCAATTTTATGAACAATATCAGGGATTTCATGATGAATGGCCGTCTTGACTCAGCCATGTCTTTATGTAAAAATAATAGCTCCCCTATCGCACGAATGATTGAAAAAGGCCTTCACAGGTTGGGAAAGCCCCTGAGTGATATTCATACCGCCATAGATAATGTCGGCAACCTGGAGGTCTCTAAACTTGAGAGAAACCTTTCCGTGGTGGCTACCGTTGCAGGTGCTGCTCCCATGCTCGGGTTCCTTGGAACTGTAACCGGGATGGTTACTGCTTTCTACGACATGTCAATGGCCGGAAATAATATTGATATCCAACTTCTTTCTTCCGGTATTTACCAGGCAATGGTTACTACCGTTGCTGGTCTCATCGTAGGAATCATAGCCTATCTTTGCTATAATATCCTGATTGCCAGGGTACAGAAAGTGGTTTTTATCCTTGAAGCCAGGGCAACTGAATTCATGGATCTGCTACATGAACCTGCCAAGTAA
- a CDS encoding KUP/HAK/KT family potassium transporter, with protein sequence MKTLSGKSTVSLAGIIITLGIVYGDIGTSPLYVMKAIVAGAGDTISENFILGAISCIIWTLTLQTTVKYVLITLRADNRGEGGILALYALVRKKKKWLFLIAIIGGSALLADGVITPSITVVSAVEGLQLQYHGISIIPIAIAIITGLFLIQQFGTATIGKSFGPMMFIWFSMLGILGLAQISQYPGILKAFNPWYAIDLLANYPNGFILLGAVFLCTTGAEALYSDLGHCGLHNIRLSWIFVKITLILNYLGQGVWILQQNMAPEMIPNPFFAIMPGWFLPLGVFISTAAAVIASQALISGSYTIISEAIQLNLWPKVRITYPTNKKGQMYITSINWLLFLACIGVVLLFQSSSNMEAAYGLAITITMLMTTLLMIIYLKRINRKIYLIIGFAAVYFLIEGAFLLANLTKFMHGGWFTLLLAGIIAFIMFTWYRARQLKNRFTRFVKISDHYNALTALSKDDSIPKYSTHLVYLTRADLKTDIEAKVIYSIFNKSPKRADMYWLLHVHICDDPHTMEYSVEKLIPGVLIRIEFRIGFKVQPRVNLYFMQVIKDMVTNHELNLDSNYKSLKQFHIPADFRFIIIKRIQNYDFDFPVIDQFIMDNYSLLAKIGLSDVRAYGLDTSNVMIEMVPLMMEDADRPLLNRIH encoded by the coding sequence ATGAAAACTCTCAGTGGCAAGTCAACTGTGAGCCTTGCCGGTATCATTATCACCCTGGGCATCGTTTATGGTGATATTGGGACCTCTCCGCTCTATGTCATGAAGGCCATTGTTGCCGGAGCAGGTGACACTATTAGTGAAAACTTCATTTTAGGGGCTATTTCTTGTATTATCTGGACGCTCACACTTCAAACTACGGTTAAATATGTCCTGATTACTCTTCGGGCTGATAACAGGGGTGAAGGAGGGATACTGGCGTTGTATGCCCTGGTAAGAAAGAAGAAAAAGTGGCTTTTCCTCATTGCTATCATTGGGGGGAGTGCGCTTCTGGCAGATGGGGTGATTACTCCATCTATTACTGTCGTTTCTGCGGTTGAAGGGCTGCAATTGCAATATCATGGAATTTCAATAATTCCTATTGCTATTGCTATCATCACCGGCTTATTCCTGATCCAGCAATTTGGCACCGCTACTATTGGCAAGTCCTTTGGTCCCATGATGTTTATCTGGTTTAGTATGCTTGGAATCCTGGGACTGGCACAGATATCCCAATATCCAGGCATCCTCAAAGCTTTTAATCCATGGTATGCAATAGACCTGCTGGCCAATTATCCGAACGGTTTTATCCTTTTAGGGGCCGTATTTCTCTGTACTACAGGAGCAGAAGCACTTTATTCCGACCTGGGTCACTGTGGTTTACATAATATCCGCCTGAGCTGGATCTTCGTCAAAATTACGTTGATACTGAATTACCTGGGACAGGGCGTATGGATACTTCAGCAAAACATGGCACCGGAAATGATTCCCAATCCGTTTTTTGCCATCATGCCGGGCTGGTTTCTCCCCCTGGGTGTTTTTATTTCAACTGCAGCAGCTGTTATTGCAAGCCAGGCGTTGATCAGTGGCTCTTATACCATTATTTCTGAAGCCATCCAGCTTAATCTCTGGCCAAAAGTGAGGATTACTTATCCAACCAATAAGAAAGGTCAGATGTATATTACCTCTATTAATTGGTTGCTCTTCCTGGCATGTATTGGGGTAGTTTTGCTTTTTCAGAGTTCATCAAATATGGAAGCTGCTTATGGCCTGGCCATCACCATCACCATGCTGATGACCACCTTATTAATGATTATTTACCTGAAACGTATCAATAGAAAGATTTACCTGATCATTGGCTTTGCTGCTGTCTATTTCCTGATTGAAGGTGCGTTCCTTCTTGCAAACCTCACCAAATTCATGCATGGAGGATGGTTCACATTACTATTGGCTGGAATCATTGCATTTATTATGTTTACCTGGTACAGAGCCAGACAATTGAAGAACAGATTCACACGTTTCGTGAAAATTTCAGATCATTACAACGCTCTCACTGCCTTAAGTAAAGACGATTCTATACCTAAATACTCTACTCATTTGGTTTATCTGACCAGGGCGGATTTAAAAACTGATATTGAAGCTAAGGTTATTTATTCCATTTTTAATAAATCACCAAAGCGTGCAGATATGTACTGGCTGCTTCATGTGCATATTTGTGACGACCCGCATACGATGGAGTATTCTGTAGAAAAATTAATTCCGGGAGTACTAATACGGATTGAATTCAGGATCGGATTCAAAGTGCAACCCAGAGTCAACCTGTATTTCATGCAAGTCATCAAGGATATGGTAACCAATCACGAATTAAACCTTGATTCCAATTACAAATCCCTTAAACAGTTTCATATTCCTGCAGATTTCCGTTTCATTATTATTAAGCGAATTCAAAATTATGACTTCGATTTCCCGGTAATTGATCAGTTTATTATGGATAACTATTCTCTGCTCGCAAAGATTGGATTAAGCGATGTGCGTGCTTATGGTTTAGACACCAGTAATGTGATGATTGAAATGGTTCCCCTGATGATGGAGGATGCTGACCGTCCTTTGTTGAATAGAATTCATTAA
- a CDS encoding anhydro-N-acetylmuramic acid kinase, whose product MIDKLHPMEHKVFNIIGIMSGTSLDGVDLAHCTFRIKESEYTFQLNACRTYPFSKEWNTRLSSLPESSALEYAMTHTALGKLLGSLVNDFLKEFPFKVDYVASHGQTIFHQPAKGYTSQIGEGAAIAAMCGYPVICDFRTSDVGHGGQGAPLVPIGDEFLFGSYGACLNLGGFANISFRQGTDRIAFDICPANFILNPIAGMVGEAFDKDGIIASKGKIVPELLTKLNSLPYYFQSPPKSLGREWVEMEVNPLINEFKQAISIEDLMRTLVEHIAIQISKSMSKELHGSMMISGGGAHNTFLVERICEHSPIPIVIPEKNVVDFKEALIFAFLGLLRILERPNSLSSVTGAKKNVSGGAIYLP is encoded by the coding sequence TTGATAGATAAGTTACATCCGATGGAACATAAAGTGTTCAATATTATTGGAATTATGTCAGGAACTTCCCTGGATGGAGTGGACCTGGCACATTGCACCTTCAGGATAAAGGAATCAGAATATACGTTTCAATTGAATGCATGCCGGACTTATCCATTTTCTAAGGAATGGAACACCAGGCTCAGCAGTTTGCCGGAATCTTCTGCGCTTGAATATGCAATGACACATACAGCGCTTGGGAAGCTATTGGGATCATTGGTGAATGACTTTTTGAAGGAATTTCCCTTCAAGGTAGATTATGTTGCCAGCCACGGTCAAACGATCTTTCACCAGCCTGCTAAAGGATATACCAGCCAGATAGGTGAAGGTGCAGCAATTGCAGCCATGTGCGGATACCCGGTGATCTGTGATTTCAGGACCTCTGATGTCGGGCATGGTGGACAAGGTGCACCACTGGTTCCTATCGGAGATGAGTTTTTATTCGGTAGCTATGGTGCCTGTCTGAATCTTGGAGGTTTCGCAAATATCTCCTTCAGGCAAGGAACTGACCGCATTGCTTTCGATATTTGCCCCGCCAATTTCATTCTAAACCCGATTGCGGGTATGGTGGGAGAAGCCTTTGACAAAGACGGGATCATTGCTTCTAAAGGAAAAATAGTTCCTGAATTACTAACTAAGCTTAATAGTCTGCCTTATTATTTTCAGTCACCACCCAAATCCCTGGGAAGGGAATGGGTTGAAATGGAAGTGAATCCATTGATAAATGAATTTAAACAGGCAATCTCTATCGAAGACCTGATGCGCACCCTGGTGGAACATATAGCTATACAAATCTCAAAATCAATGAGTAAGGAGCTACATGGAAGTATGATGATAAGCGGTGGAGGAGCACATAATACATTCCTGGTGGAACGCATCTGTGAACACAGTCCCATCCCAATTGTTATCCCTGAAAAAAATGTGGTTGATTTTAAGGAAGCATTAATCTTTGCATTCCTGGGACTTTTGAGAATACTGGAAAGACCTAACAGCTTATCAAGTGTTACCGGTGCTAAAAAGAATGTTTCCGGCGGTGCTATATACCTCCCCTGA
- a CDS encoding UDP-N-acetylmuramoyl-tripeptide--D-alanyl-D-alanine ligase: protein MPVEELYSIYRKYPDIVTDSRKISKDCLFFALKGDNFDGNAFAGDAISKGAAYAIIDHPAFAGKQTILVDDVLLTLQELARHHRSTWEIPVIGITGTNGKTTTKELIYAVLSSHFKSHATQGNLNNHIGVPLTLLSSPLDTEIAIIEMGANHPGEIAELCAIADPAFGIITNIGKAHLEGFGGFEGVIRTKNELYQHIQHSAGTAFVNSDNDLLWKLSTDLKRVSYGTKPADYASGYTLNADPFLEVCWQKEDQSLEIQTQLTGDYNFENVMVAICIGQYFGVPDQKIKTALEDYTPTNSRSQTLSTARNKIILDAYNANPTSMIAALKNFSKIQATRKMAILGDMLELGEESQSEHKAIVELLSGLHFENVILVGPEFQKCAGTLFTAFPDAFLAHKWLKEKAFNDFTILVKGSRGIRMEQVLDAL, encoded by the coding sequence ATACCAGTCGAAGAACTCTATTCTATCTACAGGAAATATCCTGATATCGTTACCGACTCCAGGAAAATCAGCAAGGACTGCCTCTTTTTTGCTTTGAAAGGAGACAATTTTGATGGCAATGCTTTTGCCGGAGATGCCATATCGAAAGGAGCAGCCTATGCAATCATCGATCATCCGGCTTTTGCAGGTAAACAGACAATCCTGGTGGATGATGTCCTGCTCACCTTACAGGAACTGGCCAGGCATCATCGTTCAACTTGGGAGATCCCGGTGATCGGCATTACCGGTACCAATGGAAAAACAACAACAAAGGAGCTCATCTACGCTGTTTTAAGTAGTCATTTTAAGTCACATGCAACCCAAGGCAACCTTAATAACCATATAGGTGTTCCACTTACCCTGCTCTCCTCTCCACTGGATACTGAAATCGCCATTATTGAAATGGGTGCCAACCACCCGGGAGAGATAGCCGAGCTATGTGCTATTGCTGATCCTGCTTTCGGAATAATTACAAATATTGGCAAAGCACATCTCGAAGGATTCGGGGGCTTTGAAGGTGTGATCCGCACAAAAAATGAGTTATATCAGCACATTCAGCATTCAGCCGGGACAGCCTTTGTTAACAGTGACAATGATCTGCTCTGGAAATTATCCACGGACCTTAAACGGGTAAGTTATGGCACCAAACCTGCTGATTATGCATCAGGCTACACCTTGAATGCCGATCCATTCCTTGAAGTTTGCTGGCAGAAAGAGGATCAGAGCCTCGAAATCCAAACCCAGCTTACCGGGGATTATAATTTCGAAAATGTAATGGTTGCCATTTGCATCGGGCAATACTTCGGCGTTCCGGATCAAAAGATTAAAACAGCGCTGGAAGATTACACCCCCACCAACAGTCGTTCACAAACCCTCAGCACTGCCCGAAATAAAATTATACTGGATGCTTACAATGCCAACCCAACAAGTATGATTGCAGCACTGAAAAATTTCAGCAAAATCCAGGCCACAAGAAAAATGGCTATCCTGGGTGATATGCTGGAATTAGGGGAAGAAAGCCAGTCAGAACATAAAGCCATTGTAGAGCTGCTATCCGGACTCCATTTTGAAAATGTGATCCTCGTTGGGCCTGAATTTCAGAAATGTGCAGGAACCCTGTTTACTGCATTTCCTGACGCCTTTTTAGCACATAAGTGGCTGAAAGAAAAGGCATTCAATGATTTCACTATCCTGGTGAAAGGTTCAAGGGGAATCCGCATGGAACAGGTATTGGATGCTTTGTAG
- the gldJ gene encoding gliding motility lipoprotein GldJ, protein MAKYSKITTLALFAAVFTLLSSCSKETSRSTGWDYNDPKNGGFEVVPYSEPITGPGLVFIEGGTFTMGRMSDDPMYEWNNIPRRVTVPSFYMDETEVSNLDYVEYLYWLNRVFGTNYPEVYRKALPDTLVWREKLAYNEPLVETYLRHPAYRNYPVVGISWTQASDYCLWRTDRVNEMLLIKRGILDFDPAQKNENNFNTESYLAGQYDGLVNKPLRDLNPNGTGERRVRVEDGILLPKYRLPTEAEWEFAAYGLVGNTHFERIVERRIYPWNGTILRTDDKKYYGSFVANFKRGRGDYMGVAGNLNDGAEIPSEVGSYWPNDYGLYNMAGNVSEWVLDVYRPLSFEDMSDFAPYRGNVFQTRVTDAEGYLVPKDSLGRIKYREVTEEEALGRFNYRKANNINYLDGDYQSLVGVDWAQKSEEENTTQKMYEYGMTSLISDKARVFKGGSWKDPAFYMSPAARRFLDEDKSTNFIGFRCAMGRVGGSSPGSGK, encoded by the coding sequence ATGGCAAAATACAGCAAGATTACAACATTGGCTTTATTTGCAGCAGTTTTTACTCTGCTCTCTTCCTGCTCCAAGGAAACATCCCGAAGCACAGGATGGGATTACAATGACCCCAAAAACGGAGGTTTTGAAGTCGTTCCTTACAGCGAGCCAATAACCGGCCCCGGTCTTGTCTTTATAGAAGGCGGTACTTTTACAATGGGTCGCATGAGTGATGATCCTATGTACGAATGGAACAATATTCCCCGCAGGGTTACTGTTCCCAGTTTCTATATGGATGAAACCGAAGTATCCAACCTTGATTATGTTGAATACCTGTATTGGTTAAACCGTGTATTTGGAACCAATTACCCGGAAGTTTACCGGAAAGCACTTCCTGATACCTTAGTTTGGCGTGAGAAACTGGCCTACAATGAGCCACTGGTTGAAACATACCTCAGGCACCCTGCTTACAGAAACTATCCTGTTGTCGGGATTTCCTGGACCCAGGCCAGCGACTATTGCCTCTGGAGAACCGACAGGGTAAATGAAATGCTGCTGATCAAACGTGGTATTCTTGATTTTGACCCTGCTCAGAAAAATGAAAATAATTTCAATACTGAATCCTATCTTGCCGGACAATACGACGGACTCGTCAATAAACCTTTACGTGACCTGAACCCCAACGGTACCGGCGAACGCAGGGTAAGAGTTGAAGATGGTATCCTGCTTCCAAAATACCGCCTCCCAACAGAAGCTGAATGGGAATTTGCTGCCTATGGCCTCGTTGGCAATACACATTTCGAAAGAATTGTTGAACGTCGCATATATCCATGGAATGGAACAATCCTCCGCACCGATGATAAAAAGTATTATGGCAGCTTTGTTGCTAACTTCAAAAGAGGCCGTGGTGACTATATGGGCGTTGCAGGTAACCTGAATGACGGGGCTGAAATCCCATCAGAAGTTGGTTCATACTGGCCAAATGATTATGGCCTGTATAATATGGCCGGTAATGTAAGCGAATGGGTACTCGATGTATATCGTCCCCTGAGCTTTGAAGATATGAGCGATTTCGCACCTTATCGTGGTAACGTATTCCAGACAAGGGTAACTGATGCCGAAGGGTATCTCGTTCCTAAAGACAGTCTTGGCAGGATCAAATACAGGGAAGTAACTGAAGAAGAAGCACTCGGAAGGTTCAATTACAGGAAAGCAAATAACATCAACTACCTTGACGGTGATTACCAGTCGTTGGTTGGAGTTGATTGGGCACAGAAGAGTGAAGAAGAGAATACGACTCAGAAAATGTATGAATATGGTATGACTTCCCTGATCAGCGATAAAGCCAGGGTATTCAAAGGCGGTTCATGGAAAGACCCGGCATTTTATATGAGTCCTGCTGCCCGTCGTTTCCTTGATGAAGACAAATCAACCAACTTTATAGGCTTCCGTTGTGCAATGGGTCGCGTTGGCGGCTCCTCCCCCGGAAGTGGAAAATAA
- a CDS encoding PorP/SprF family type IX secretion system membrane protein, whose product MKTFIFTLLVSCLAIIEAKAQDIAFSQFYANPIYLNPALAGSKICPRITLNYRNQWPGIYKGYVSYSAAYDQHFDALSGGIGVIAMADAAGQGAVNMLSGSGIYSFRLQASRSIVINAALQAGYLQYHLNWDKLVFEDQIIPGTGEILPSSPSENPPSRFNIGEVDFAAGFLAGYKERLYLGAALHHITMPDMAFYVGNTNRLDMKITVHAGAIFDQQQGLQGGDIEDLSFSPNIIYMQQGNFHQLNAGMYVNFFPFVSGLWFRHNFENPDALIVLLGFQQPRFKIGYSFDFTVSKVAINSGGAHEVSLAWQFDCPRKEFKYKAIKCPRF is encoded by the coding sequence TTGAAAACATTCATATTTACGTTATTGGTATCCTGCCTGGCAATCATAGAAGCCAAGGCACAGGATATTGCATTTTCGCAATTCTATGCTAATCCTATCTATCTGAATCCTGCATTAGCAGGGTCAAAAATTTGTCCCAGGATTACCCTCAATTACAGGAATCAATGGCCTGGTATCTATAAAGGTTATGTTAGTTACAGTGCGGCTTATGACCAGCACTTTGATGCCCTTTCCGGTGGAATTGGCGTTATTGCCATGGCAGATGCTGCTGGGCAGGGAGCAGTTAATATGTTAAGCGGTAGCGGTATCTATAGTTTCCGTCTGCAGGCTTCCCGTTCAATCGTCATCAATGCTGCCCTTCAGGCAGGATACCTTCAATACCACCTGAATTGGGACAAACTTGTTTTTGAGGACCAGATTATTCCCGGAACAGGGGAGATTCTGCCTTCTTCACCCTCCGAAAATCCTCCTTCCCGTTTTAATATCGGAGAAGTGGATTTTGCTGCCGGATTTCTCGCAGGATATAAAGAAAGACTTTATTTAGGTGCAGCCCTTCATCATATCACAATGCCTGATATGGCTTTTTATGTTGGGAACACCAATCGGCTCGATATGAAAATTACGGTGCATGCCGGTGCCATTTTCGACCAGCAACAAGGATTACAAGGTGGAGATATCGAAGACCTTTCCTTTTCCCCGAACATCATTTATATGCAACAAGGGAACTTCCATCAGCTGAATGCCGGGATGTATGTAAACTTCTTCCCATTTGTCAGCGGATTGTGGTTCAGGCACAACTTTGAAAATCCGGATGCTCTTATTGTCCTGCTCGGATTTCAGCAGCCCAGGTTCAAGATCGGCTATAGCTTCGACTTCACAGTCTCAAAAGTTGCCATCAATTCAGGTGGTGCTCACGAAGTATCCCTTGCATGGCAATTCGATTGTCCAAGAAAAGAATTTAAGTACAAGGCAATAAAATGCCCGCGTTTTTAG